A region from the Hydrogenimonas sp. genome encodes:
- a CDS encoding coproporphyrinogen III oxidase, oxygen-independent: MIDFKQFIKYSKPGPRYTSYPTAVEFSEDFTYDRYLEKLKGRDSSKPLSIYIHLPFCRSACYFCGCNVVFTSKEDKKTRYIDYLKREFEILASSMDTSSEVVQFHFGGGTPTFFSAEQLDDIMNTVKGHFPNFTEDAEVSCEIDPRFFNEEQMKVLKKHGFSRISFGVQDFEPVVQQAVHRIQPYDITKAAVDLARRYGIESINIDLIYGLPFQTLESFKKTLELARSLDPDRLAVFNYAHVPWLKKTMRKLDETTIPSPDVKLAILQYTIDYFTNNGYRMIGMDHFAKPDDELFRAIEKGELHRNFQGYTTRGGVDLLGIGLTSIGEGGDYYAQNFKDLPEYEAAIDAGKLPFWRGVELTEDDRIRKAVIMDLMSNFKLDIKKIEKEFGIDFRSYFAEALKELEPMVEEGLVQISDDAITVSQTGTLVIRNIAMPFDAYMQKHKESKKTFSKTV, from the coding sequence GTGATAGATTTCAAGCAGTTCATAAAATATTCCAAGCCGGGTCCGCGCTATACCAGCTATCCGACCGCGGTCGAGTTCAGTGAAGATTTCACATACGACAGGTATCTTGAGAAACTCAAAGGGCGTGACAGTTCAAAGCCGCTTTCGATCTACATTCACCTCCCCTTCTGCCGAAGTGCCTGCTATTTTTGCGGCTGTAACGTAGTCTTCACCTCCAAAGAGGATAAGAAGACGCGCTACATCGACTACCTGAAACGCGAATTCGAGATTTTGGCCTCCAGCATGGATACTTCGAGCGAAGTCGTGCAGTTTCACTTCGGCGGCGGTACCCCCACCTTTTTCAGCGCCGAACAGCTCGACGATATCATGAATACCGTAAAGGGGCACTTCCCCAATTTCACCGAAGATGCCGAGGTGAGCTGCGAGATAGACCCCAGGTTCTTCAACGAAGAGCAGATGAAGGTTCTCAAAAAGCACGGCTTCAGTCGGATAAGTTTCGGGGTGCAGGATTTCGAACCGGTCGTACAGCAGGCTGTCCACAGGATTCAACCCTACGATATCACCAAAGCGGCTGTCGATCTGGCACGCCGCTACGGCATAGAGAGCATAAACATCGACCTCATATACGGCCTTCCGTTCCAGACGCTGGAGAGTTTCAAAAAGACTCTGGAGCTTGCCCGCTCACTGGATCCGGACAGGCTTGCCGTCTTCAACTACGCCCACGTTCCGTGGCTCAAAAAGACGATGAGAAAGCTGGATGAGACGACCATACCGAGCCCGGATGTGAAGCTTGCCATTTTGCAGTACACGATAGACTACTTCACCAACAACGGCTACAGAATGATCGGCATGGACCACTTCGCAAAGCCGGATGACGAGCTCTTCCGGGCGATAGAGAAGGGTGAACTGCACCGTAACTTCCAGGGCTACACCACAAGAGGCGGTGTGGATCTGCTCGGTATCGGGCTCACCAGTATCGGCGAGGGCGGGGACTACTATGCACAGAACTTCAAGGACCTCCCCGAGTATGAGGCTGCCATAGATGCCGGGAAACTTCCGTTCTGGCGCGGTGTGGAGCTTACCGAAGACGACCGTATCAGAAAGGCGGTCATCATGGATCTTATGAGCAACTTCAAACTCGACATAAAGAAGATCGAGAAGGAGTTCGGCATAGATTTCAGGAGCTACTTCGCAGAGGCTCTCAAAGAGCTGGAGCCGATGGTGGAAGAGGGTCTGGTTCAGATCTCGGACGATGCCATAACCGTCTCCCAGACCGGTACGCTTGTCATAAGAAATATAGCGATGCCTTTCGATGCCTATATGCAGAAGCATAAAGAGAGCAAAAAGACCTTCAGCAAGACGGTCTGA